One Danio aesculapii chromosome 22, fDanAes4.1, whole genome shotgun sequence genomic window carries:
- the LOC130216656 gene encoding ribonuclease inhibitor-like, with protein sequence MVQTICVSPMFLRSSAAQEACDCLTNVLGKSPLLLTELDLSEDKLGDLDVEKLSALLMDSHSKVEKIKLSNCEKLTEKSCSVLATVLSSKTILKEMNLNNSRLLDSGVREICKGLGNRMCELKILNLSDCSISEEGYKALASALRSNPSHLIELDLRGNDPGQSGVKELTDLLQDPHCTLKTLRFLSPAAEEVFQFVTGIVGKNPLLLKELNLSNHELGDTQVNQLSVLLKDKHCTINTLQLNNSKITAEGCASLTSAFNSNPSHLIELNLSENKLEDSGVVKICPLLKNTQCRLEKLSLSDCSISEEGYKALASALRSNPSHLIELDLRGNDPGQSGVKELTDLPQDPHCTLKTLRFLSPDDDKVCQFVTGIVGENPLLLKELNLSNRELGDTQVNQLSTLLQDKHCRVNTFMLNNNRITAEGCAALTSAFNLNPSHLIELNLSGNNLGDSGVEKICPLLKNTQCRLEKLSLSDCRITEEGYKALASALRSNPSHLIELDLRGNDPGQSGVKELTDLLKSRSCKFRFLKCSAQEACDYLTKAVGKSPLLLTELDLSEDKLGDLDGDKLSALLMDSHSKVEKIK encoded by the exons ATGGTACAGactatatgtgtgagcccaat GTTTTTAAGGAGTTCTGCTGCACAGGAAGCGTGTGACTGTCTTACTAATGTTCTGGGTAAAAGTCCATTATTACTGACAGAACTGGATCTGAGTGAAGATAAATTAGGAGATCTGGATGTAGAGAAACTCTCTGCTCTTCTGATGGACTCTCATAGCAAAGTGGAGAAAATCAA GCTGAGTAATTGTGAAAAGCTGACAGAGAAAAGCTGTTCAGTTCTAGCTACTGTTCTCTCCTCCAAAACCATCCTGAAAGAGATGAACCTGAACAACAGTCGTCTGTTGGACTCAGGAGTCAGAGAGATCTGTAAAGGATTAGGGAATCGAATGTGTGAGCTGAAGATACTCAA tCTTTCAGACTGCAGTATCAGTGAAGAAGGTTATAAagctctggcttcagctctgagatcaaacccttCACACCTGATAGAGCTGGATCTCAGAGGAAATGATCCTGGACAATCAGGAGTGAAGGAGCTCACTGATTTACTACAGGATCCACACTGTACACTGAAGACACTGAG GTTTTTGAGTCCTGCAGCAGAAGAAGTCTTTCAGTTTGTGACTGGAATTGTGGGTAAAAACCCGTTACTCCTGAAAGAACTGAATCTGAGTAATCATGAATTAGGAGACACACAAGTGAATCAACTCTCGGTTCTGCTGAAAGATAAACACTGTACAATCAACACACTTCA GCTGAATAATAGCAAGATTACAGCAGAAGGTTGTGCTTCTTTGACTTCAGCATTTAATTCAAATCCTTCACACCTGATAGAGCTCAATCTGAGTGAAAATAAACTAGAAGACTCTGGAGTAGTGAAAATCTGCCCTCTGCTGAAAAATACACAGTGCAGACTGGAGAAACTGAG TCTTTCAGACTGCAGTATCAGTGAAGAAGGTTATAAagctctggcttcagctctgagatcaaacccttCACACCTGATAGAGCTGGATCTAAGAGGAAATGATCCTGGACAATCAGGAGTGAAGGAGCTCACTGATTTACCACAGGATCCACACTGTACACTGAAGACACTGAG GTTTTTGAGTCCTGATGATGATAAAGTCTGTCAATTTGTGACAGGAATTGTGGGTGAAAACCCGTTACTCCTGAAAGAACTGAATCTGAGTAATCGTGAACTAGGAGACACACAAGTGAATCAACTCTCTACTCTACTGCAGGATAAACATTGTAGAGTCAACACATTCAT GCTGAATAATAACAGGATTACAGCTGAAGGTTGTGCTGCTTTAACTTCAGCATTTAATTTAAACCCTTCACACCTGATAGAGCTCAATCTGAGTGGAAATAATCTAGGAGACTCAGGAGTAGAGAAGATCTGTCCTCTGCTGAAAAATACACAATGCCGATTAGAGAAACTGag TCTTTCAGACTGCAGAATCACTGAAGAAGGTTATAAagctctggcttcagctctgagatcaaacccttCACACCTGATAGAGCTGGATCTCAGAGGAAATGATCCTGGACAATCAGGAGTGAAGGAGCTCACTGATTTACTGAAGAGTAGAAGCTGTAAATTCAG GTTTCTGAAGTGTTCTGCACAGGAAGCGTGTGACTATCTTACTAAAGCTGTGGGTAAAAGTCCATTATTACTGACAGAACTGGATCTGAGTGAAGATAAATTAGGAGATCTGGATGGAGACAAACTCTCTGCTCTTCTGATGGACTCTCATAGCAAAGTGGAGAAAATCAAGTGA